TCGCCGGTGAGCTCGGCCCAGCCATCGTAGTCCCGGGCCTGACCGCGAATGTAGAGCATGCCGTTGATGCTCGAGCAGCCACCGAGGGTCTTGCCGCGGGGGTAGATCAGCGAGCGACCGTTCAAGCCGGGATCGGGCTCGGTGCGAAAAAGCCAATCGGTGCGCGGATTATCGATGCAGTAGAGGTAGCCCACCGGGATGTGGATCCAGTAGTAGTTGTCGCGCCCCCCCGCCTCGATCAGCAACACCCGGTTGGCCGGGTCGGCGCTCAGGCGGTTGGCGAGCAGGCAGCCGGCGGTGCCAGCACCTATCACGATATAGTCGAAGGCTTGCTTGTCGTTGGAGTGTTCAGCCATGGCATGCTCTCGTTCGGCATGTAGCCCCCCAGCGGGGTGGCGCTGGCCAGTCAGCGGGTGGAAGACAGCTGACTGGCCGGCATGCCTGTCGGTCGTTGAGGAAGAAGTTACTTGGACGTCGGCATCGCGAACTCGGCCCCGTGCTCGATGGAGCTCGACCAACGCTGCATGATCGACTTCTGCTTGGTGTAGAAGCGCACGCCCTCCTCGCCGTAGGCGTGGGTGTCACCGAACATCGAGCGCTTCCAGCCGCCGAAGCCGTGCCAGGCCATCGGCACCGGGATCGGCACGTTGATGCCCACCATGCCGACCTGGATGCGCCGGCCGAACTCGCGGGCCACGTTGCCGCTCTCGGTGAAGCAGCTGACGCCGTTGCCGAACTCGTGATCGTCGATCAGCTGGATGGCGGTGGCGACATCCGGCACTCGCACGCAGGCCAGCATCGGCCCGAAGATCTCCTCGCGGTAGATGGTCATCTCCGGGGTGACGTGATCGAACAGGGTGCCGCCCATCCAGAAGCCCTCGGCACAGCCTTCGCCGGTGGTGGTCGGGTCGAAGTCACGGCCGTCGACCACCAGCGCGGCGCCCTCGGCCACGCCCTTGTCGATGTAACCGGTGATGCGCTGGTGCGCCTGAGCCGTGACGATGGGGCCCATCTCGGCATCGAGCTCCAGGCCGTTCTTGATCTTCAGCGCCTTCGCGCGCTCGGCCAGCCGCGGCACGAGCTCATCGGCCACGTCGCCCACCAGCACCGCCACGCTGATCGCCATGCAGCGCTCGCCGGCGGAGCCGTAGGCCGCGCCGATCAGGGCATCGACGGCCTTGTCGAGGTTGGCATCGGGCATTACCACCATGTGGTTCTTGGCGCCGCCGAGGGCCTGGACCCGCTTGCCGTGGCGGGCGCCACGCTCGTAGATCAGGTTGGCGATCGGAGTGGAGCCGACGAACGACAGCGCTTTGACGTCGGGATGGTCGATCAGCGCCTCCACCGAGTCCTTGTCGCCCTGTACCACGTTGAACACGCCATCCGGCAGCCCGGCTCGCTTGAGCAGGTCGGCGATCAGCAGCGAGGCGCTGGGATCCAGCGGACTGGGCTTGAGGACGAAGCTATTGCCGGCGGCGATGGCCAGCGGGAACATCCACATCGGCACCATGACCGGAAAGTTGAACGGGGTGACGCCGGCCACCACGCCCAGCGGCTGGCGGGTCGTCCAGTTGTCGATGCCGGTGCTGACCTGCTCGGTGTAGTCGCCCTTGAGCAGCTGCGGGATGCCGCAGGCGAACTCAACGATGTCGATGCCGCGCGCCACCTCGCCCTGGGCATCGGTGAACACCTTGCCGTGTTCCCGAGTGACCGCCGCGGCCAGCGCGTCCTTGTGGGCATTGAGCAGCTGAAGGAACTTGAACATCACCCGCGCGCGGCGAATCGGCGGCGTATCGGCCCAGGCCGGGAAAGCGGCCCGGGCGGCGGCCACGGCGGTGTCCACATCGGCCGGGGACGCCAGGGCCACCCGGCCGGTCACCTGGCCGGTGGCCGGGTTGAAGACGTCCTGGCTCGCGCCGGACTCGCCGGCTGATATTTGCCCATTGATATAATGCTGGATGCTGGCTGTGCTCATGGTCACCTCATATTGTATCGTTGGTCAGATCCGTGACAGGGGCTTTCCTGGCTTCGGAAAAGATGCCATTGGCGCCCAGACTAGCGGCATCGTCACCAGGATCAATCGAGTAATTTCTAACCGTGATATAAGCTTTATAAATATAAAGGACGCGCGGGGAGGGAGATACGTCACCATGCAGAAGCTACAGACCCTGCGTGCCTTCGTCACCGTGGCGCGGGAAGGCAACGAGACGGTCAGGCCGTCCGTGGCCTCCGAGCCGCTATGCGCGGAACCTCTGGCCGCAGCTGACCACCTACCTGGCCATCGACAATAACGCCACCGAGAATACCATCCACCCCTTCGTCATCGGCAGGAAGGGATGGTTGTTCGCTGGTAGTCCCAAGGGCGCCGACGCCAGTGCCATGCTCTACACCCTGGTGGAAACGGCCAAGGCCAACGGCCTGGATCCCCATGCCTACCTGACCCACGTCTTCGAGCACTTGCCGCGTGCCAGGACCGAAGACGCCGTCCGAGCCTTGCTGCCCCAGCAGCTAGCGATGGCCGATATCACGCCTTTGCCGCAATCCTGCTGATCGCCAGACGCTTACGGTTTAACGGCGCTTACCATTAAGCAACGACCGGCTGAGGTCGATGGCCGGCGCTTCATCGGCCACTGGGAGGCCGACACTGTGATCCAAGGACAAAACCAATCAGGCCTGGTCACGCTGGTCGAGCGGCGTAGCGGCTATCTGCTGGCGGCACGACTGCCCAGGATCTCGGCGGAGCTGACGAAAGCGGCCATGATACGCCTACTGAAACCTCGTCGGGGTGCGGTCCAGCCCATCAAGCTGGACAATGAGTCGGAATTCGCCGGTTGGCCCAATCAGCGAGGAAAAGAGTAAGGCAAGGGAAGGGTTGTCCAAAAGCATCCTGCAGTTTTCAGAGGAAGTCAGCCTGTAGGTGTGGATCAAAGTGCGGGTCAAAAACATCAAGGCAAAGAATAAGCCGCTTTAATCAGCGGCTTATCTATATTCTGTGGCGGAGGGGGAGGGATTCGAACCCTCGAAGCCTTGCGACTTACACACTTTCCAGGCGTGCTCCTTCGACCACTCGGACACCCCTCCGCAGATTGTCTTGGCGAACCGAAGCCACAGCTTGTCCGTCAGAACGGCGCACATAATAACGAGCTAACCCCTCGATTGCAAGCGGGTTTCCGGCTCAAGTCCGCCTGCCGACAGGACGTGCCGCATAGTCGCCGATAGCCTCGAAGCAGAGCCTATCGTCGACGTGAATCTGTTGAACGAGTTTGATGCGCCCCTTGCCGTGCGCATCCAGCTGCGCCGCGAAACGCGTAGGCTCTTCAGGCTCCGCCGCACGACACGAAAGCCGGTAGTCAGCCGTGACCGGGGCCAGAAAACGTTGTGTCGCCTCGGCGATGACGACATCGCGACGAAAACCTCGTGCGCGCAGCCAGAGCGTTGTCCAGCACCACCCCAGCAATGTCGACTGTGCCATCAGCGAACCGCCGAAGCCGGTTCCCTTGTCATTGAGGTTGGGTGCGAGATATACATCGCAAAGCAGCGTGGCGTCCTGCCAGTAAAGGCGCTGCATGCCGAAACGCCCCGCCATCGGTATTGCCGTCTCGAGCCACTGCTGAAAAAGCAGCAGATCGTCTTGCTGCCCTGGTTCTGGCAACGCCAACGACGGGTAGGCCGTGCCGGGCTCGCGCCCCGCCATCAGCTCCAGCACTCGACAAAATCGGCCGGATCGCGCACCGGTGGCGTCCTGAAGCGCCCCCCGGGCTGGCCCAGGTAGATGAAGCCGACGATCGCGTCGTGCTCGGCCAACCCCAGCCCTTCGCGCACCACGGGGTCGAACGCGAAGCTGCCGGTGCGCCACATCGCCCCGAGTCCCTGCGCCTGGGCGGCCAGGACGATAGCATGGGCGGCACATCCAGCCGACAATACCTGCTCGATGGGCGGCACCTTGGCCAGATCCGGCGTCACCCGGGCGATCACGGCGATGATCAGCGGCGCCCGCTTGGGCTTCTTGCGCGTGGATTCCAGCTGTTTC
The genomic region above belongs to Halomonas zincidurans B6 and contains:
- a CDS encoding transposase domain-containing protein, with the protein product MPSSPWRGKATRRSGRPWPPSRYARNLWPQLTTYLAIDNNATENTIHPFVIGRKGWLFAGSPKGADASAMLYTLVETAKANGLDPHAYLTHVFEHLPRARTEDAVRALLPQQLAMADITPLPQSC
- a CDS encoding CoA-acylating methylmalonate-semialdehyde dehydrogenase, with the protein product MSTASIQHYINGQISAGESGASQDVFNPATGQVTGRVALASPADVDTAVAAARAAFPAWADTPPIRRARVMFKFLQLLNAHKDALAAAVTREHGKVFTDAQGEVARGIDIVEFACGIPQLLKGDYTEQVSTGIDNWTTRQPLGVVAGVTPFNFPVMVPMWMFPLAIAAGNSFVLKPSPLDPSASLLIADLLKRAGLPDGVFNVVQGDKDSVEALIDHPDVKALSFVGSTPIANLIYERGARHGKRVQALGGAKNHMVVMPDANLDKAVDALIGAAYGSAGERCMAISVAVLVGDVADELVPRLAERAKALKIKNGLELDAEMGPIVTAQAHQRITGYIDKGVAEGAALVVDGRDFDPTTTGEGCAEGFWMGGTLFDHVTPEMTIYREEIFGPMLACVRVPDVATAIQLIDDHEFGNGVSCFTESGNVAREFGRRIQVGMVGINVPIPVPMAWHGFGGWKRSMFGDTHAYGEEGVRFYTKQKSIMQRWSSSIEHGAEFAMPTSK
- a CDS encoding YiiD C-terminal domain-containing protein; translated protein: MLELMAGREPGTAYPSLALPEPGQQDDLLLFQQWLETAIPMAGRFGMQRLYWQDATLLCDVYLAPNLNDKGTGFGGSLMAQSTLLGWCWTTLWLRARGFRRDVVIAEATQRFLAPVTADYRLSCRAAEPEEPTRFAAQLDAHGKGRIKLVQQIHVDDRLCFEAIGDYAARPVGRRT
- a CDS encoding nitroreductase family protein, which translates into the protein MEAMTLLHERSSMGKLAGPVPDREQLDALYRAALRAPDHKELMPWRFIEFSGTGLDRLGELFAESEAHSNPQADEKQLESTRKKPKRAPLIIAVIARVTPDLAKVPPIEQVLSAGCAAHAIVLAAQAQGLGAMWRTGSFAFDPVVREGLGLAEHDAIVGFIYLGQPGGRFRTPPVRDPADFVECWS